From a single Armatimonadota bacterium genomic region:
- a CDS encoding PEP-CTERM sorting domain-containing protein, with amino-acid sequence MKKGLWTTVFLVTGASLALGQTYYLRGEFNGWGTSDPLNGMGGGHYMLTMGGLTPGSLYNFKVANGDWSENAPGTDCRTAADAAGNLTVHMFKSYPFADGWNPDGWWRLGYDDPGQFGWEVVGSMSGWGSGGFDLANMGGGLYSGDFAFAAGDYEWKFRKSGDWAVSIGGDFGNGAGNNTLHVNDGDVIRFELDLPNGRWRTTLVPEPASLAGIALGFGILLRRRTR; translated from the coding sequence ATGAAAAAGGGTCTATGGACCACGGTGTTCTTGGTAACTGGCGCCTCATTGGCGCTGGGCCAAACCTACTATCTTCGAGGCGAGTTCAACGGTTGGGGAACGTCCGATCCCCTGAATGGCATGGGCGGCGGGCATTACATGCTCACCATGGGCGGCCTGACTCCGGGCTCTCTCTACAACTTCAAAGTCGCCAATGGCGACTGGTCGGAAAACGCTCCTGGAACGGACTGCCGTACAGCGGCCGATGCCGCCGGCAACTTAACCGTCCACATGTTCAAGAGCTATCCGTTTGCCGATGGTTGGAACCCGGACGGCTGGTGGCGGCTCGGCTACGACGATCCTGGCCAGTTCGGTTGGGAAGTGGTGGGCAGTATGAGCGGCTGGGGATCCGGCGGCTTTGACCTGGCCAATATGGGCGGCGGCCTCTACTCGGGCGACTTCGCTTTCGCGGCGGGAGACTACGAGTGGAAGTTCCGCAAGTCGGGCGACTGGGCTGTAAGCATCGGCGGAGACTTCGGCAACGGCGCCGGAAACAACACGCTCCATGTGAATGACGGCGACGTGATCCGCTTCGAGCTCGACCTGCCCAACGGGCGATGGCGAACCACCCTTGTGCCCGAACCGGCATCGCTGGCCGGAATCGCACTGGGCTTCGGCATACTGCTCCGACGCAGAACGCGATAG
- a CDS encoding substrate-binding domain-containing protein yields the protein MKYSFTSFVAACALLLLAGCSGSGGSGSADGSGAGNTSGSQAGAADKLRIAVIPKGTTHEFWKAIHAGAEDAAKELGVEIIWKGPVKEDDKDGQIKVVESFIDEKVSGIVLAPLDDTALRAPVDAAADAGIPVVIIDSDVKTDKYASFVATDNKKGGQMGGEHLAQLLGGKGKVVMLRYQTGSASTMNREAGFLEAMKASPGITVASEEQQGGATTESAMAASENLIGRFKKPDGSLSIDGIFCPNESTTFGMLRALQDAGLAGKVKFVGFDSSAKLVDGMKGGQVMGLVLQNPYKMGYEGVKTIVAAIKGEKVEKRVDTGVSVITPENMASPESQKLLFPPQPK from the coding sequence ATGAAGTACTCATTCACCAGTTTCGTCGCTGCCTGTGCCTTGCTGCTGTTGGCGGGGTGCTCGGGGTCTGGAGGATCGGGCAGTGCAGATGGCTCGGGCGCGGGCAACACGTCCGGGAGCCAGGCCGGCGCAGCAGACAAGCTGAGGATCGCCGTCATCCCCAAGGGCACCACCCACGAGTTCTGGAAGGCCATTCACGCAGGGGCCGAGGACGCAGCGAAGGAGCTTGGGGTCGAGATCATCTGGAAGGGCCCGGTCAAGGAAGACGACAAGGACGGCCAGATCAAGGTCGTGGAGTCGTTCATCGACGAGAAGGTGAGCGGGATCGTGCTGGCCCCGCTGGACGACACCGCGCTGCGCGCGCCGGTGGACGCCGCGGCCGATGCCGGCATCCCGGTGGTGATCATCGACTCCGATGTGAAGACCGACAAGTACGCGAGCTTTGTGGCGACCGACAACAAGAAGGGCGGGCAGATGGGCGGCGAGCACTTGGCCCAGCTCCTCGGCGGCAAGGGGAAGGTGGTCATGCTTCGCTACCAGACAGGTTCTGCCAGTACCATGAACCGTGAGGCGGGCTTCTTGGAGGCGATGAAAGCCAGCCCGGGCATCACCGTTGCCAGCGAAGAACAGCAGGGCGGCGCCACGACGGAGAGCGCCATGGCCGCCAGCGAAAACCTCATCGGCAGGTTCAAAAAGCCGGACGGCTCGCTCTCCATCGACGGCATCTTCTGCCCTAATGAATCCACAACTTTCGGGATGCTGCGCGCGCTTCAGGATGCTGGGCTCGCAGGCAAGGTGAAGTTCGTCGGGTTCGACAGCTCCGCAAAACTGGTGGACGGCATGAAGGGAGGGCAGGTCATGGGTTTGGTGCTTCAAAACCCTTACAAGATGGGCTATGAGGGGGTTAAGACCATCGTGGCTGCCATCAAGGGCGAGAAGGTGGAGAAGCGTGTCGACACCGGCGTTTCGGTTATCACGCCCGAAAACATGGCCAGCCCTGAGAGCCAAAAGCTGCTGTTCCCGCCCCAGCCAAAGTAA
- a CDS encoding ABC transporter permease has protein sequence MLDASKGKSTLRRYAEVLSLALSWLAIIVLFRFLIGEGFWTQGTFETIARQTTIVALAALGMTFVIISGGIDLSVGSMVAFVTVVIGYMLHPAYRAFHGVPGDAAAMDVANLQPAFSPLLAILAGILAAVACGFLNGLLITKLKVGAFIVTLGTMGIIRGLATGFAAEQKIDAPSTWVSSLLAKLPPDRQWMRFPPGVWLMLLMAVAASLLLRNSRFGRQVVALGGNEQAAHYSGIQVDRTRIWVFALMGLFAGLAGVMQFSRLTVGDPTVAVGLELDVIAAVVIGGASLSGGLGSIPGTLLGALIMGTIGVGCDRYGLPNWVQGIVTGAIIVIAVGLDRLRKK, from the coding sequence ATGCTCGACGCTTCCAAAGGGAAGTCCACGCTTCGGCGCTACGCCGAAGTGCTCAGCCTCGCCCTTTCGTGGCTGGCGATCATCGTTCTGTTCCGGTTCCTGATCGGCGAAGGCTTCTGGACCCAGGGCACCTTTGAGACCATCGCACGGCAGACGACGATCGTTGCGCTCGCCGCTCTAGGGATGACGTTCGTGATCATCAGCGGCGGGATCGACCTCTCGGTCGGGTCGATGGTGGCGTTCGTTACCGTCGTGATCGGCTACATGCTGCACCCCGCGTACCGGGCCTTTCACGGGGTACCTGGCGATGCGGCGGCCATGGATGTCGCCAACCTGCAGCCGGCGTTTTCACCCTTGCTCGCGATCTTGGCGGGCATCCTGGCGGCGGTGGCCTGTGGCTTCCTCAACGGTCTGCTGATCACCAAGCTCAAGGTGGGGGCGTTCATCGTCACCCTCGGCACTATGGGCATCATTCGCGGGCTCGCGACGGGATTCGCCGCCGAACAGAAGATCGATGCACCCTCGACCTGGGTCAGCTCTCTGCTCGCGAAGCTCCCGCCGGACCGTCAGTGGATGCGGTTTCCGCCCGGGGTTTGGCTGATGCTGCTCATGGCGGTGGCGGCCAGCCTTCTGCTTCGAAATAGCCGTTTTGGCAGGCAGGTGGTCGCTTTGGGGGGCAATGAGCAGGCCGCGCACTACTCGGGTATCCAGGTGGACCGAACCCGCATCTGGGTCTTCGCGCTCATGGGGCTGTTTGCGGGGTTGGCCGGCGTCATGCAATTTTCGCGCCTAACGGTTGGCGATCCCACCGTGGCGGTCGGTCTGGAGTTGGACGTGATCGCCGCCGTCGTCATCGGAGGGGCCAGCCTCTCTGGAGGGCTCGGCTCCATTCCCGGGACCCTCTTGGGCGCGCTCATCATGGGCACGATCGGCGTTGGGTGCGACCGCTACGGGCTCCCGAACTGGGTGCAGGGCATCGTCACCGGCGCGATCATCGTGATCGCCGTGGGACTCGACCGGCTGCGCAAGAAGTAG
- a CDS encoding phosphatase PAP2 family protein: MQRIWGLDQELFRAIHIGWHREWLDPFFWVISTSGLGWVQLLVVGIAYGGALVHKKGGDAVQGKAGVLFTRIALPYVAAWAVSGILSSLYLKQWVSRDRPSQLAIANPQETFFHSAFPSGHTASAFAVAMVVWLTCRTEKPLFGWVALLWACLVGFSRVYRGVHWPTDVLAGAAVGVFSGCLVMWVLSDRKRAPDPSEPS; encoded by the coding sequence GTGCAGCGAATCTGGGGTCTGGACCAAGAGCTCTTTCGGGCCATCCACATCGGGTGGCATCGCGAATGGCTCGATCCCTTCTTCTGGGTCATCAGCACCTCGGGTTTGGGATGGGTGCAGCTGCTCGTTGTGGGGATCGCCTATGGCGGCGCACTCGTCCACAAAAAAGGGGGGGATGCGGTCCAGGGGAAAGCAGGCGTGCTGTTCACGCGGATCGCTTTGCCCTATGTCGCGGCTTGGGCGGTGTCGGGGATTCTCTCAAGCCTGTACCTTAAGCAGTGGGTAAGCCGGGACCGGCCGAGCCAGCTAGCGATTGCTAACCCGCAAGAGACTTTCTTTCACAGCGCCTTTCCCAGTGGGCACACGGCGAGCGCATTCGCCGTGGCAATGGTCGTCTGGCTTACTTGCAGAACCGAAAAACCCCTCTTTGGATGGGTTGCGTTGCTCTGGGCCTGTCTTGTCGGGTTCAGCCGTGTCTATCGTGGCGTCCACTGGCCCACCGACGTCTTGGCAGGGGCGGCGGTTGGAGTTTTTTCGGGATGTCTTGTGATGTGGGTCTTGAGCGACCGAAAGAGGGCTCCCGATCCCTCAGAGCCGTCTTGA
- the hrcA gene encoding heat-inducible transcription repressor HrcA yields MEDLQPRQRILLRAVILEYIDTAEPIASEQLVHRFDLGVSSATVRNEMAEMAHRGFLEQPHTSAGRIPSDLGYRYFVDRLIQSSAPSAENKQALRTVTADGGFLQSLVSETTAALSRLTHLLSAAAITKDASLRFRSAILSAIGPHQALLVLVLSNGSVESKMVECPAQLTLEQIGEANAELASMVVGKTMREGSKYRSSQKGPQQPYDKLMALVAGHVRSVAKERSKGAVVTHGEEFLFGQPEFTRDAQRLSSLLDDLKRSEALYDAVHSPDATGTVTIGKENRAEQMRELAVVRQTFSVGGHEVGSIAIIGPTRLPYEEHIPLVNFTATALTDALTKYFG; encoded by the coding sequence ATGGAAGACCTTCAGCCGCGACAGAGAATCCTCCTCCGCGCCGTCATTCTCGAGTACATCGATACCGCCGAGCCAATCGCCTCGGAACAACTCGTTCACCGGTTCGACCTCGGCGTGAGCTCAGCCACGGTGCGCAACGAGATGGCCGAAATGGCCCATCGCGGGTTTCTTGAGCAGCCGCATACCAGTGCCGGAAGGATCCCAAGCGACCTTGGCTACCGCTATTTCGTGGACCGGCTGATTCAGTCCTCTGCGCCGTCTGCGGAGAACAAGCAGGCCCTTCGCACGGTAACCGCCGATGGCGGGTTCTTGCAGAGCCTGGTCAGCGAAACCACGGCCGCCTTGAGCCGCTTGACCCACCTCCTCAGCGCGGCAGCGATTACCAAGGACGCTTCGCTCAGGTTCCGGTCGGCCATTCTGAGCGCTATTGGCCCGCATCAAGCGCTTCTGGTCTTGGTGCTTTCGAACGGCTCTGTCGAGAGCAAGATGGTGGAGTGCCCGGCTCAGCTCACCCTTGAGCAAATCGGCGAGGCGAACGCCGAGCTTGCAAGCATGGTGGTTGGCAAGACTATGCGGGAGGGCTCCAAGTATCGGTCATCCCAGAAGGGGCCGCAGCAGCCGTATGACAAGCTGATGGCGTTGGTCGCGGGACATGTACGGTCGGTCGCCAAGGAGCGCTCGAAGGGCGCAGTGGTCACTCACGGAGAGGAGTTCCTGTTCGGGCAGCCTGAATTCACGAGGGACGCCCAGCGCCTGAGCTCGCTGCTGGACGACCTCAAGCGGTCGGAGGCTCTGTACGACGCGGTCCACTCCCCCGACGCCACCGGAACGGTGACCATCGGCAAAGAAAACCGTGCCGAACAGATGCGCGAGTTGGCTGTAGTGCGACAGACCTTCTCGGTCGGCGGCCATGAAGTGGGCAGCATCGCCATCATCGGCCCGACACGCCTCCCGTATGAGGAGCACATCCCCCTGGTCAACTTCACCGCAACGGCGCTGACCGACGCCTTGACGAAGTACTTCGGCTAG
- a CDS encoding HD domain-containing protein, whose product MTEAQEQHLHEFSSRRTQLIAALPEALGGLDWSRKYSQLADDLVRWVYSQATTRTEAQPALAIVATGGYGRQELSPHSDLDLAVIPLHEQSPGLDALVRETYRLLHLALDRVFGAEVGYSYRLIGDAPSLDGKSRSGLLDARLVAGSMAPLEAFNQVFQETFPVGDFLLDKVTERRERMRRTHDTPLVVEPHLKEGAGGLRSYHTALWIRKVLKAEQPTGLEAYSQILRTRNLLHYVSEKQVDLLSRSRQAQIAEVLGVELAPWLSGVAEHLVILTEAYEDAERLILQASYPISRGVVTKDGTVHFEAGATPSDAAIGISLASGLGLVIEREPLDLSDELDGGEVLHALSSGETTLRSLDRCGLLATILPELSRCRTLMPEDATHTYTVFEHTMRALRNVESFAEGSFLGDLRSGISSPDVLVLAILLHDSGKGVDGRPHSEVGAEIADAVCRRWGLSDSVREPVRWLVAEHLSMARFIRMRDIQNPGTADEFAKMVKDRERLDMLTVLTAADIMAVSSAAWTQSQESLLRELWERTAAILEADIPPEHDPAIYRRRLHRALAKDQEVSEEALQAFLDSLPAHYVLSTPPQVVKLHFGFCARARNGKPTIEVAHQPGAGNTEITVCCPDRPGLLSRLLGVLYAWDLTVESIRVSTSLGAQNIALDSFVVSFHGQPLPSATCQHATSDLLKVIEERATVEDILIRHGKDPSRRQSHFRSAYVAGTPGILEVQAPRGRGMAFRLARFIAEQGWDVCSARIGQWAGQGTAAFYVTGPQGEALDPAEVAQAMQSSRT is encoded by the coding sequence ATGACGGAAGCCCAAGAACAGCACCTGCACGAGTTTTCCAGCCGGCGGACACAACTGATCGCCGCACTGCCCGAGGCTCTGGGCGGCCTCGATTGGAGCCGCAAGTATTCCCAGTTGGCGGACGACCTCGTGAGGTGGGTCTACAGCCAGGCCACAACCCGGACCGAAGCACAGCCAGCGCTAGCGATCGTAGCGACGGGAGGCTATGGGCGCCAGGAGCTCTCGCCACATTCGGACCTTGACCTCGCGGTCATCCCTCTCCATGAGCAGTCGCCGGGCCTGGACGCCCTCGTTCGAGAGACTTACCGCTTGCTCCACCTGGCTCTCGACCGTGTGTTCGGGGCCGAAGTCGGCTATTCCTACCGGCTCATCGGGGATGCCCCGTCCCTCGACGGAAAGTCCAGGTCGGGGCTGCTCGACGCGCGGCTGGTCGCGGGCTCTATGGCGCCGCTCGAAGCGTTCAACCAGGTTTTTCAGGAGACGTTTCCTGTGGGCGACTTTCTGCTGGACAAGGTGACGGAGCGCCGAGAACGAATGCGCCGGACGCATGACACGCCGCTGGTCGTTGAGCCTCACCTCAAAGAGGGCGCGGGCGGGTTGCGCAGCTACCACACAGCGCTGTGGATTCGTAAGGTCTTGAAGGCTGAGCAGCCAACCGGCCTGGAGGCGTATTCCCAAATCCTGCGGACGCGCAACCTGCTCCACTACGTCTCGGAGAAGCAGGTCGACCTCCTCAGCCGGTCCAGGCAGGCGCAGATCGCCGAGGTGCTTGGCGTGGAGCTTGCCCCCTGGCTCTCAGGCGTTGCTGAGCACTTGGTGATCCTGACAGAAGCCTATGAGGACGCTGAGAGGCTGATTCTCCAGGCAAGCTACCCGATCTCACGCGGAGTCGTTACCAAGGACGGGACCGTTCACTTTGAGGCTGGCGCCACTCCAAGCGACGCGGCCATCGGCATCTCATTGGCCTCGGGCTTGGGTCTGGTTATCGAGCGGGAACCGCTGGACCTGTCCGATGAGCTCGATGGCGGAGAAGTGCTTCATGCGCTTTCTTCCGGCGAAACCACGCTTCGAAGCTTGGACCGGTGCGGCTTGCTGGCTACCATCCTGCCGGAGCTTTCCCGATGCCGAACCCTCATGCCCGAGGATGCGACCCATACCTACACGGTATTCGAGCACACCATGCGGGCCCTGCGCAACGTCGAGAGCTTCGCCGAAGGCTCATTCCTCGGGGACTTGCGAAGCGGCATTTCAAGTCCCGACGTGTTGGTCCTCGCCATCCTGCTGCACGACTCGGGCAAGGGAGTCGATGGCAGACCGCACAGCGAGGTCGGGGCGGAGATTGCCGACGCTGTTTGCCGGCGATGGGGCCTCTCCGACAGCGTTCGCGAACCGGTCCGCTGGCTCGTGGCGGAGCACCTCTCCATGGCCCGCTTCATCCGCATGCGGGACATCCAGAATCCAGGCACGGCGGATGAGTTCGCCAAGATGGTGAAAGACCGCGAGCGGCTGGACATGCTCACCGTGCTGACGGCGGCCGACATCATGGCGGTTTCCTCGGCCGCGTGGACCCAATCCCAAGAGAGCCTCCTTCGTGAGCTCTGGGAGCGAACGGCGGCCATTCTGGAGGCCGATATCCCACCCGAGCACGATCCCGCGATCTACCGTCGCCGACTGCACCGCGCCCTTGCCAAGGACCAAGAGGTGTCCGAAGAGGCACTTCAAGCCTTCTTGGACAGCCTTCCGGCGCACTACGTCCTCAGCACGCCACCGCAGGTGGTCAAACTGCATTTTGGTTTCTGCGCGCGGGCGCGAAACGGCAAACCCACGATCGAGGTCGCGCATCAGCCAGGCGCCGGCAACACTGAGATCACCGTGTGCTGCCCAGACCGGCCCGGCCTCCTGAGCCGCCTGTTAGGTGTGCTTTATGCCTGGGACCTTACCGTGGAGTCCATCCGGGTCAGCACGTCCCTCGGCGCTCAGAACATCGCGCTTGACAGCTTTGTCGTCAGCTTTCACGGCCAGCCTCTGCCGAGCGCAACTTGCCAGCACGCGACGAGTGATCTATTGAAGGTTATCGAGGAGCGTGCCACCGTCGAGGATATTCTGATTCGGCACGGCAAAGATCCGAGCCGGCGACAATCCCATTTCAGGTCCGCCTATGTGGCCGGGACTCCGGGAATCCTCGAAGTCCAAGCACCAAGGGGTAGGGGCATGGCGTTTCGGCTAGCCAGGTTCATCGCCGAACAAGGTTGGGACGTCTGTTCCGCCCGGATCGGCCAATGGGCGGGGCAAGGTACAGCCGCCTTTTACGTCACTGGACCCCAGGGCGAGGCTCTCGACCCCGCCGAGGTGGCGCAAGCGATGCAGAGCAGCCGCACCTGA
- a CDS encoding sigma-70 family RNA polymerase sigma factor, producing the protein MAMMEFAVPLGRSEAILEEAQCVARCRAGDEIALAMLIDRHRNRLIRTASNLLRDRHEAEDVAQEAFLKAFREIHRLREDRAFAGFLYRICVRLCMDRLRLKRAEPTEFDTVQPSDGAAIENRVVIEKLLTLMPADLRTTLVLREIEQLSYEEVAEAMHVPIGTVRSRLHTARERFRKLWMEAVGE; encoded by the coding sequence ATGGCGATGATGGAATTTGCGGTACCGCTTGGCAGATCGGAAGCGATCCTGGAAGAAGCCCAGTGCGTCGCGCGTTGCCGTGCGGGAGACGAAATTGCGTTGGCGATGCTGATCGACCGCCATCGGAACAGGCTCATTCGGACGGCCTCCAACCTCCTGCGCGACCGCCACGAGGCCGAAGACGTGGCGCAAGAGGCGTTTCTCAAGGCGTTTCGCGAGATTCACCGGCTGCGCGAAGATCGCGCATTCGCGGGCTTTCTCTATCGCATCTGCGTGCGGCTTTGCATGGACCGGCTGCGGCTCAAGCGCGCCGAGCCGACCGAGTTCGACACCGTGCAGCCCTCCGACGGCGCGGCGATCGAGAACCGAGTGGTCATCGAAAAGCTGCTCACGCTGATGCCGGCCGACCTCCGAACGACGCTCGTCCTGCGCGAGATCGAGCAGCTCAGCTATGAAGAGGTCGCCGAGGCCATGCACGTCCCGATTGGAACGGTCCGGTCACGGCTTCACACGGCTCGCGAGCGCTTCCGTAAGCTCTGGATGGAGGCTGTCGGCGAATGA
- a CDS encoding glycogen debranching enzyme N-terminal domain-containing protein encodes MTYRIARGECRDLDRGRHLEWLLANGMGGFAMGTVSGINTRRYHGLLVAATRPPAERILALAGLEAGIQRDNETVWISANEYPGVIHPEGYRHIESFEVDGEAVWQYAVGRDRLERATRIGQGVNQVAVSFRNRGKTTIRLVLRPLVAVRDYHGNSTFSGSFPDQTQFLDDATAIEHAGTVVLLGHCGADRTAVQGWYYRFHHAREADRGLDPSDDLFCPCELAYVLKPGDEAQIVTSASLAESEGSPASGLLAAQRDPAKDRGGLETIEDEAAQASRLSALGSTTGDSERRVSLSQDSPAGSDPVAESLIQAASKFLVAASGRTSIIAGYPWFTDWGRDTMIALPGVCLCTGRIETAREILRSYARHVKDGLIPNRFPEEGGADYNTADATLWFGYAIQQTLDAEWDEPFAVEMLALLEGIVDHHLEGTHFGIMADPEDGLLTQGVPGLQLTWMDAKIGSWVVTPRHGKAVEINGLWINFLRSAEWIAGRLGQNASGYRMLAEKAEASFDAAFWDPAVGWYRDIAHPQDSALRPNQVIAMGLLFGPATGDHATLALDAVEKHLLTPYGLRTLGPDEPGYRGRFEGPLSELDSAYHQGTVWPWLLGPYVDAVLRVTGDWERARKALARAPEMLSERGLGGIAEVYDGDSPHRPNGCPWQAWSVSEILRAWLKTAH; translated from the coding sequence ATGACCTATCGGATCGCTAGAGGGGAGTGCAGGGACCTAGACCGGGGCCGACATCTGGAGTGGCTGCTGGCCAACGGCATGGGCGGCTTCGCCATGGGGACCGTATCAGGCATCAACACGCGCCGCTATCACGGGCTTCTGGTGGCCGCGACCCGCCCGCCCGCCGAAAGGATCCTCGCTCTGGCTGGACTAGAGGCCGGAATCCAGAGGGACAACGAGACGGTCTGGATCTCCGCCAACGAATACCCTGGGGTGATTCACCCCGAGGGGTACCGCCACATCGAGTCTTTCGAAGTGGATGGAGAGGCGGTCTGGCAATACGCCGTCGGGAGAGACCGCCTTGAAAGAGCCACGCGGATTGGCCAAGGCGTCAATCAGGTCGCGGTGAGCTTTCGGAACCGGGGCAAGACCACGATTCGCCTTGTTCTGCGGCCATTGGTGGCTGTGCGCGACTACCATGGGAACTCAACCTTCTCAGGATCCTTCCCCGACCAGACACAATTCCTCGACGATGCGACAGCCATCGAACACGCCGGGACGGTGGTGCTGCTCGGGCACTGCGGCGCGGACCGAACGGCCGTGCAGGGCTGGTACTACCGGTTTCACCACGCCCGTGAGGCCGACCGGGGCCTCGATCCCAGCGACGACCTGTTCTGCCCGTGCGAGCTTGCCTACGTGCTCAAACCGGGCGACGAGGCACAGATTGTAACGTCGGCGTCTTTAGCGGAGAGCGAGGGCTCGCCGGCAAGCGGCCTTCTCGCCGCGCAGAGAGACCCAGCGAAAGATCGCGGCGGTTTGGAGACAATTGAAGACGAAGCAGCCCAGGCGTCTCGCCTGAGCGCCTTAGGTTCGACGACTGGAGACTCAGAGCGCCGCGTCAGCCTTTCCCAAGACTCCCCTGCGGGCTCCGACCCGGTGGCGGAAAGCTTGATCCAGGCGGCCTCCAAGTTCTTGGTCGCCGCCTCAGGGCGGACCTCCATCATCGCTGGCTACCCGTGGTTCACCGATTGGGGCAGGGACACGATGATCGCGCTCCCCGGGGTCTGCCTTTGCACCGGACGAATCGAGACCGCAAGGGAAATCCTAAGGTCCTATGCCAGGCATGTCAAGGATGGGCTGATCCCCAACCGCTTCCCGGAGGAGGGAGGCGCGGATTACAACACCGCCGACGCCACGCTTTGGTTTGGGTACGCGATTCAGCAGACCCTCGACGCAGAGTGGGATGAGCCGTTTGCCGTCGAGATGCTCGCGTTGCTAGAGGGCATCGTGGACCACCACCTGGAGGGGACCCATTTTGGGATCATGGCGGACCCCGAAGATGGGCTCCTGACTCAGGGTGTCCCGGGCCTTCAGCTCACCTGGATGGACGCCAAGATAGGCTCCTGGGTGGTCACGCCGAGGCACGGCAAGGCAGTCGAGATAAACGGGCTCTGGATCAACTTCTTGCGATCAGCCGAGTGGATTGCGGGTCGGCTTGGCCAGAACGCTTCTGGCTATCGCATGCTCGCCGAGAAGGCTGAAGCGAGCTTCGACGCGGCGTTTTGGGACCCTGCAGTCGGATGGTATCGCGACATCGCCCACCCCCAGGACAGCGCGCTTCGGCCCAACCAGGTGATTGCCATGGGGCTTCTGTTTGGGCCAGCAACCGGGGATCACGCCACCCTCGCGCTCGACGCCGTCGAGAAGCACCTCCTGACTCCCTATGGTCTGCGGACGCTTGGTCCGGATGAGCCGGGGTATCGGGGCCGATTCGAGGGGCCCCTGAGCGAGCTGGACTCGGCGTACCACCAAGGCACGGTTTGGCCCTGGCTGCTGGGACCTTACGTGGACGCGGTGCTGCGGGTTACCGGAGATTGGGAACGGGCCAGGAAGGCGCTGGCCCGGGCGCCCGAGATGCTCTCGGAACGGGGGCTGGGTGGAATCGCAGAGGTCTACGACGGCGATTCGCCACATCGGCCGAATGGATGCCCCTGGCAGGCTTGGAGCGTTTCGGAGATTCTCAGGGCCTGGCTCAAGACCGCCCATTAG